The DNA region TTGCTTTTCAATTTAACGACGGTTATTCAGAAAATGTATTATCCTTTGTAAACAATGTCCGTACTAGGGATGGCGGCACGCATGAAGCAGGGGCAAAAACTGCGATGACCAGGGTTTTCAATGATTACGCCCGCAAAGTAGCCCTCTTAAAAGAAAAGGATAAAAATTTGGATGGATCAGATATTCGCGAAGGATTATCCGCTATTATATCTATTCGAATTCCTGAAGAGCTACTTCAGTTTGAGGGCCAAACAAAGGGGAAATTGGGGACAAGTGAAGCACGATCGGCCGTTGATGCCGTTATTTCTGAACACCTATCCTATTTTCTTGAAGAAAACCCTGAAACAAGTACATCACTCATAAAAAAATCATTAAAAGCGTATCAAGCACGTGAAGCAGCAAGAAAAGCAAGGGAGGATGCAAGAAGCGGGAAAAAACGGAAACGTTCTGAAACCTCTCTTTCTGGAAAACTGACTCCTGCGCAATCTCGAAATCCAAAAAGAAACGAACTTTATTTGGTCGAAGGTGATTCGGCTGGTGGCTCTGCAAAGCAGGGACGTGATCGCCGCTTCCAGGCGGTTTTACCACTAAGAGGTAAAGTAATTAATACGGAAAAAGCAAAGCTAGCCGACATTTTTAAAAATGAAGAAATCAATACGATTATTTATACTGTCGGTGCGGGTGTCGGCGCAGATTTTAATATTGAAGATGTCAACTATGATAAGGTAATTATCATGACGGATGCGGATACAGATGGTGCACATATCCAAGTATTGCTGCTAACCTTCTTTTTTCGCTACATGAAGCCTCTTATCGAAGCAGGAAAAGTATATCTTGCGATGCCTCCTTTATACAAAGTAAGTAGAGGGACGGGTAAAAAAGAAGTGATAGAATATGCATGGAGTGATGATGAATTGCAAGGAGCGATTCAAAAGATTGGCCGTGGCTATATGATCCAGCGCTATAAAGGTCTTGGCGAAATGAATGCTGACCAGCTGTGGGATACAACAATGGATCCGGAAACTCGGACATTAATTCGCGTGAAACTTGATGATGTTGCAAGAGCGGAGCGACGTATTACCACCCTTATGGGAGATAAGGTTGAACCGAGACGTAAGTGGATTGAAAGCAACGTCGAATTTGGATTAGAGGAAGAAGATAGGATTCTGGAAAATGAAAACATAACTGTTGCTGAGGAGGAATCTGAAGAATGAGCAAAAATGAAGTATTCCGCGACCTGCCTCTAGAAGATGTACTCGGCGACCGTTTTGGAAGATATAGTAAGTATATTATTCAAGAGCGTGCCCTGCCAGATGCAAGGGATGGCTTAAAGCCAGTACAGCGAAGGATTTTATATGCGATGCATGTGGAAGGTAACACCTTTGAAAAAGGCTTCCGTAAGTCTGCTAAAACCGTTGGTAATGTCATCGGTAACTATCATCCGCATGGTGATTCATCGGTATATGAAGCAATGGTCCGATTGAGCCAGGACTGGAAACTACGAAATGTCCTCGTTCAAATGCATGGTAATAACGGAAGTGTTGATGGTGATCCACCTGCTGCGATGCGTTATACCGAAGCACGTTTATCTGCCATTTCTGCAGAATTGTTGCGTGATATAGAGAAAAACACAGTAGAGTTTATTCCGAATTTCGATGATACTTCGAATGAACCAACGGTATTGCCTGCTATGTTCCCGAACCTTTTAGTAAACGGTTCAACAGGTATCTCTGCTGGCTACGCCACCGATATCCCGCCACATCATCTTGGAGAGGTCATTGATGGCGTGATTATGAGAATGGACAACCCAAATGTGACGGTTGATGAATTAATGACTGTTATTAAAGGACCAGATTTCCCTACTGGTGCCATTATTCAAGGAATAGATGGGATAAAAAAAGCCTATGAAACTGGTAAAGGCAAAATCATTATTCGCAGTAAAGCTGAAATAGAAGATGTTCGCGGAGGCAAACAGCAGATTGTGATAACCGAAATCCCTTATGAGCTTAATAAAGCGAATCTTGTTAAAAGAATTGATGAGTTTCGCCTTGACCGTAAATTAGAGGGAATATCAGAAATTCGCGATGAAACAGATCGAACGGGACTTCGTATCGTAATTGACTTAAAAAAAGATGCAGATGCTAATGGTGTCTTAAATTATTTGTATAAAAACAGCGATTTGCAAGTAGCTTACAATTTTAATATGGTAGCCATTTCTAATAAACGGCCAAAATTATTAGGCTTACGTGAATTGCTTGATGCCTATATTGAGCATCAAAAGGAAGTTGTTACAAAGAGAACACAATACGAGTTAAACAAGGCAAAAGAGCGTCAGCATATTGTCGATGGACTAATGAAGGCCTTATCGATACTTGATGAAGTGATTGCAGCCATCCGTGCATCGAAGGATAAACGCAACGCAAAGGATAATTTAATTGCTAAATTTAATTTTACCGAACCGCAAGCTGAAGCCATTGTATCTTTACAGCTTTATCGCTTAACGAATACGGACATTACTGCTTTAAGAAACGAGGCAGAAGAGCTTGATAAAAAAATTACGGAGTGGACAGCCATCTTAGAAAGTGAGAAAAAACTTCATTCCGTTATTAAAAAAGAATTAAAAGATGTGAAGAAACGTTTTGCAGATGAACGCCGTTCAAAAATTGAAGCAGATATTGAGGAGATAAAAATCAATCTTGAAGTGCTTATTGCCAGTGAGGACGTCATTGTAACAGTAACGAAGGAAGGCTATGTCAAACGGACAAGTCCGCGTTCTTTTGCTGCTTCCAATGGACAAGACCTTGCGATGAAGGATTCGGATCGTCTCTTGTCTCAACTCGAAATGAATACGCAGGATGTCTTGTTACTTTTTACAAGTAAGGGTAATTATTTATACTGTCCTGTACATGAACTACCTGATATTCGTTGGAAGGACCTTGGACAGCATGTTGCCAATATCATTCCAATCGAGCGCGATGAAGTAATTATTCGTGCCGTTCCAGTCAAAGATTTTGAAATCGATGCGTACCTAGTCTTTGTAACGAAAAATGGTATGGTAAAGAAAACAGAGCTCAAACAATATAAAGCCCAACGCTATTCGAAGCCATTAGTGGGTGTAAATCTAAAGGATGATGATCGTGTCATTGATGTTCATCAAACAGATGGCACGAAGGAACTGTTCTTAATCACTCATACTGGTTACGCCTTATGGTTCCACGAAGAAGAAATTAGTATTGTCGGAATCCGTGCAGCTGGCGTGAAAGGGATTAACCTTAAGGATGGGGATACCGTCATTGGCGGGAAAGTTATCACCCCTGCTAGCCGTGAATCGATTGTTATCGTCACCCAACGCGGTTCACTAAAACGGATGAAACTTAAAGAATTTGAGAAGACCACACGCGCAAAACGTGGTGTTGTCATTCTCAGAGAACTTAAGGCAAATCCACACCGCGTGATTGGCTTTGTTGTGGTCGATGAACAAGATTCTATTGTTATTCAAACCGAAAAGGGAAAAACCGAAACGGTATTAACCGCAGATATCCGTTTTAATGATCGTTATTCAAACGGTTCATTCATCATTGATGAAGCGGATAACGGAAAAATAACAACTATCTGGAAGATAAAAGCACCAAAATCTGCAGAATAAAAGATGCGAAAGACTCTCAATTTTTTGAGAGTCTTTTTTCATCTTTTTTCCAAATATGGGCATAATACTTTTATCGGATTGGAGGGGTCAGAAATGAAAAAAGGATTAATATTAGCGACTGCAGCATTTTTACTTATACCAGCTTTTGCTATCACAGGTGTAAAAGCTATAAGTGAAAAAGAAGAAACTGTGATTATTTCAGAAAATAGTTCTGATATAACCGGTGATGGTGTGAATGAGAAAATCTCTCTAAATGGTGAACCATATGAAGAAGAGGAACAGTTTTTGAAAGAAATATATATTGATGTAACGACTTCTAATGAAAAACGCTTCACCATACCTTTAGAAAGTGGAGAGAAGGCCTCATTTCAACTTATTGACTTCAATCAAGACGGGGTGAAGGATATCTTTGCCAATGTGGTTACTGGCGGTACCGATGGGGATATCTATAGTTATTTATATACTTTGAAGGATTTTATCCGTAAAGATTTATCCGTTCCTGACCCCTTAGAAATGGATAGTAGCTTCGAAAAGGGATATAAAGCGAAATTAACGATAACGGCAACTGATAAAACCTATTTATTTGATTTAAAGGATCGAAAGAAATATTATAAAAAGCTTGGTATTTATTATAAAGGAAAACTAAATGAACCTACAGAATTAACGGTAAACACCTTTCATTCGCTTCGGCCAGCTAATATAGGCGGCGGGGTAATTGGATTAAAGGGGATTCAAAGAGTAACTGGAGCAGCCAATACGGACACAATCGCTATTGTGGAATCTTCTTGGAAATATGAGGATGGAAAGTGGAAATTAATAAAAGCTGAAGTTCAAAATGAGGTCAATAACTAATCAAAAAAACACAGTGCCTCCTGTGTTTTTTTTGTTGAACGTTTTAGCACCAATATTGACAGATTTGTTTAATCGAAATATACTTAGGCTTATTAATAATTAAGTAACCTAACTAATAGTCAAGGCAAATAGGAGGGGGTATAAATATGGCTGACTTAGATAGTCCAACAGCTCAAAAACTTTTAAACACATTCATGCAATTTAAAAAAACAGACTGGCATGATAAAAAAATCGCAGGCTATAATCCGAGTGAATTCAAGGTTTTAGCAGTAATTAAACAAGGCTGCAATGAAAAGAAGCGAGATATGAAGGTGTCAGAAATAAGTCGGAAATTACATGTCACTCCACCTACCGTGACACAAATCATTAATATCCTTGAAAAGGATGGGTTGGTTGAACGTTCGATTGATCAAGATGATCGGCGCGCAGTAAGGATTAATATTACTGCGAAAGGAGAAAAGGTTACTAGTCAAGCTAAAAATGAGTTTACTGAAAATTTTCTGGGATTAATAGATTATTTGGGTGATAAAGAAAGTGAACAGCTAGCTGAATTACTATCGAAAGTCATAGAGTACTACTTATCTCACAAATAAATTTAGGAGTGGAGTATCGATTGATTAAATTGAGCAGGTTTATAAAACCGTTTAGCCTTTCCGTTATTATCGTCCTCATACTTGTTTTTCTACAGTCACTATCTGACCTTTACCTGCCGACATTAATGGCAGATATTGTAGATAAAGGGGTTGTAACGGGTAATACAGATTATATTTGGAAAATTGGAGGGTTTATGCTCCTAGTAGCAGCTGTAGGAATGATTTGTTCGATAGCAGCAAGCTTCTATTCTGCAAAAATTGCCGCTGGCTTTGGCAGATTGCTTCGCAGCAAGATATTTTCACATGTTAGTGATTTTTCACTTAATGAATTCGATGCTATTGGGACTTCCTCGCTTATTACAAGAACAACAAACGATATCACACAAGTCCAGCAGGTATTAATAATGATCTTAAGAATGATGATCATGGCACCAATGCTTTGTATTGGCGGTATTATCATGGCTGCCTCAATGGATTTGAAGTTAACACTTGTTTTAGCTGTAGCTTTACCAGTCTTAATTCTAGCTATTGCGCTAATTGTTAAAAGTGGACTTCCACTGTTTAAAGCAATGCAAATCAAGCTTGATACACTAAATCGAGTTTTACGGGAGAATTTAACAGGTATACGAGTAATCCGCTCATTTAACAAGATTGAACATGAGAAAAAGCGCTTTGATAAAGCGAACTACGATTTAACAGATACAGCCATAAAAGTAAACAAAATTATGGCTTCGCTTATGCCACTTATGATGATTGTGCTTAATTTAACTTCTGTAGCAATTATTTGGTTTGGCGGTATTCGTATTAGCAACGGACATATGCAGGTAGGGGATTTAATGGCTTTTATTCAGTACGCCATGCAAATTATGTTCTCACTTATGATGGTTTCGATGATGTTTGTGATGATTCCACGTGCTTCTGTTTCTGCTGTTCGGATAAACGAGGTACTTGATATGATGGCAGATATTAAGGACCCCGTTCAAGAGGTATCCGGCAATGGCAGAAAGGGTCTAGTTAAATTTCAAAATGTAGATTTCAGCTATCCAGGTGCGGAAATTCCAGCTCTTTCAAATATCTCCTTTACAATGAAACCAGGAGAAATGACAGCTGTTATAGGCGGAACAGGCTCTGGGAAATCAACTCTTATCAACTTAATTCCGCGGTTTTACGATACATCCAGTGGTAAGGTCCTTATAGACGGTGTTGATGTTAAGGATATGAACCAAAAGCTGGTACGTGAAAAAATCGGCTTCGTACCGCAACAGGCTGTTCTTTTCACAGGAACGATTGCAGAAAATATTCGTTACGGTAAGGAAGATGCGACAGATGATGAAGTAAGGCATGCTGCAGAAATTTCTCAGGCAGCTGATTTTATTAATAGTATGACTGATGGGTATGAATCCATCATTGCACAAGGAGGAACGAATGTTTCAGGTGGCCAAAAGCAGCGGCTATCAATTGCACGTGCATTGGTAAGAAAACCGAAAATATATATCTTTGATGATAGTTTTTCCGCATTGGATTTCAAAACGGACGCAAAGCTACGTGCTGCCTTGAAGAATGAAACGGTGGACTCTACGGTGCTAATTGTTGCTCAACGGGTAAGCACAGTTATGAATGCAGACCAAATCATCGTCCTAGATAATGGGGTAATTTCGGAAATCGGCACCCATAAGGATCTGATGAAATCAAGTTCGGTTTACCGGGAGATTGTCATGTCACAGATGTCTGAGGAGGAAAGCGCCTAATGAGTAAAGATAATAAAAATCAAAAGCACGGCCCGTTAGGCGGTGGATTTGGGCCTCATGGAATGTTGCCCGTTCAAAAAGCTAAGGATTTTAAAGGTACCCTAAAAAAACTAATCGGCTACTTAAAACCCTTTAAATTTAAGTTATTAGCTGTATTAATTGCTGCCATTTTTAGTACCGTGTTTGCAATTGTTAGCCCAAAAATTATGGGTAAGGCAACAACAAAGCTATTTGAAGGATTAATGATGAAGCTTAACGATGTACCAGGAGCTAAAATCGATTTTGACTATATTGGTCAAATTGTCCTCCTATTAATTGGACTTTATATCTTAAGTGCAGCATTCTCATATATTCAGCAATTTATTATGGCGGGAGTAGCGCAAAAAACGGTTTACAACCTGCGGAAAGAAGTAGCTGAAAAACTGAATCGTTTACCGCTTAAATATTTTGATTCCCGAACACATGGTGAAATTCTAAGCCGAGCTGTGAATGATGTTGATAATATTAGTAATACGTTACAACAGAGTTTAACACAGCTGATTACATCAGTTGTTACAATCATCGGTGTGATTGTGATGATGCTTACGATTAGTCCACTTATGACCCTAATTGTACTTCTGACACTTCCCCTCAGTGTGGTTGCAATAGCAAATATTGCAAAAAAATCACAACTGTATTTTAAAGGGCAGCAAAAGGCACTTGGTAATCTTAATGGCCATGTTGAAGAAATGTATACGGGCCACAAAATTATAAAGGTGTTTGGTCATGAGAAGAAGTCACTCGAAGACTTTGAAGAAATTAATGAAAAACTTTACGAATCTGGCTTTAAGGCTCAATTTATCTCGGGTATCATTATGCCCATCATGATGTTCATAAATAATATTGGTTATGTTCTTGTTTCAGTGGTCGGAGGGATATTGGTTACGAAAAAGGCGATTGAAATAGGAGACATTCAAGCATTTATTCAATATGCAAGACAATTTTCACAGCCTATTTCACAGACAGCTAATATAGCAAATATCATTCAGTCAACGATTGCTAGTGCTGAGCGTGTATTCGAAATACTTGACGAAACAGAGGAGGTTCCAGAAACAGTAACTGCTAAGAATCTACAAAAACCAAGAGGAGATGTACTCTTCGAACATGTTTCCTTTGGCTATAACGAAGGAGAGGTTTTAATCGATAACATGAATATCGAGGTAAAACAAGGGCAAAGTGTAGCGATTGTTGGGCCAACAGGCGCAGGCAAAACAACGTTAATCAATTTATTGATGCGCTTTTATGAAATAAATGCTGGGAAGATCTTCATTGATAGTGTTGATATTACCGATATGAAACGTGATCATCTCCGTAAATTATTCGGTATGGTCTTGCAAGATACATGGCTTTTCAATAGTACAATACGTGATAATATTGCTTACGGCAGGGAAGGGGCTACGGAAAAAGAGGTTTATGAAGCCGCAAAAGCTGCAAATGCTGACCATTTTATTCGTACCTTGCCAGATGGCTATGACACCATTATAAATGAAGAAGCCTCAAATATTTCTCAAGGTCAAAAGCAATTATTGACGATTGCACGGGCGATTTTAGCCGATCCAACTATATTAATCCTTGATGAAGCAACAAGCAGTGTTGATACTCGAACAGAAGTGCAAATTCAAAAAGCAATGAATCACTTGATGAAAGGGCGAACAAGCTTTGTTATTGCACATCGGTTGTCAACAATTCGTGATGCTGATCTAATCCTAGTAATGAATAATGGCAGTGTGATTGAAAAGGGAAATCATGCTGAACTACTTGAAAAAGACGGTTTTTATGCGGAATTGTATAACAGCCAATTTACTGGAAATATTAAGGATGCAGGTTAAAACAGAGCGTTTAGGAGGGATTAATTCCTTTCTAAACGCTCTTTTTAGTAAGGTCATTATGTAAACTGGATACAGGATGAATGACGAGGCAGGGAAGAGAAAGAGCGGAAATGAAAAGCATGGTCTTATTATAAAAACACTCAATTCCAGAGTGTATACAGGAAGAAACAATTTTGGAAAGAGATGATACAAACTTGATCTTGATTAGTTAACTAACTTATTCCAAGAATCGTATAAGTTGATTTTTCAATTCCGTCTCATTATCTTAAGTATACTTGGGTTATGAGACAGAATCGAAAATCTTATAAAATGTTTACATAATTATATTATGTAAACTGATAAAAAGTAAGCGTTAGAGTTCGCTTACTTTTTAGTTTGTGCTTATTCATCTTTTGGCATATCCATCTTATCTACAGCACTTTTTAGATCATCATTTCTAATGTGAGTATAGATCATCGTTGTTTGTATCGACGAATGGCCCAACTGTCGCCTTAGTTTGGGGACATCGTTGATTTCTGAGTGATAACGTGTTGCAAAGGAATGTCGTAACTTATGCACTGATAAGGACGGTTTTCCAAATGCAGTTGCGTATTTTCCAACTAAGTTTTCTACTGATCTTGCTGTCAGTCTTCTGGATTTTCCTTTCGGACCCATTGGAGCAGAAATGAACAACGCTTTGTTATTTTTATCAACCTGGTATTTAGTTGCTCGAATCGCTAGGTATTCTTGAAGATCATTCATAGCAATCTGGCTAAAGTAAACATATTGTTCCTTGTTACCTTTTCTAATGACTCTAGCTGAATACTTACTAAAATCGATATCATCCATATCCAAGTTAACAAGCTCCGAAAGACGTAGACCAGATCCAAGAATTAACGAAACAATGGCCGTATCTCGCTCTTGATTAAACTTATAAAAGTTATAGATTTTTTTGTTATCCTTGTTTAATTCCCCATAATCATACGCAATAAATGCCCGAAACTTCTCATATTCTTCTCCGAGCAAGATCTTGCCTTCCATTTTATTAGCTTTTGTTTCCATGCTGTCTTTCAGTTCATTAAATTCCATTTTCGCCATTACATTCCTATTAATATACGACGTTAACTCTTGTGTTTCAGCAATGTTTTGAAGATAATTAAATAGGGACTTTAGAGCAGATAATTTACGATTCACGGTAATTTCTTTGTTATTTAATTGATAATGGAGGAAGTTTAGAAAACCATCCACCTCAAGGACCGTCAATTTTTCTAATCGATCAAGAGGGATATCCTTTAATTGGCCATCCCATAGACTCTCACTAATCATCCAGTTAAAGAAGATTTTATAATCATGACAATAATTTAGTAACGAAGCTGCCGAAAGTTTTCGTGTCTTATGATTTATGTATTCTTCAACATACCATGGTAGCTCGCTAAGTACTGTTTGCATTTTTTTATATGTTTGCTGCTTTATCTGATTGCTCAACTAATTCACCTCAAAAATGTTTTGTCTTTATCCCCTATTATAAATTCTTAATATTACTTCGTCAAATTTATATTTTACGCAGTTTTTAGTGCGGTAAAGCATTAAGTTAGATCTAGCTTTAATTGTTCATCAAACTCCCCTTTATCCCAACGGCTCTTAAATATATGAAACTGTTCTAGCGTATTATTTTTCCTACCATATAATTTATGGAATAATTGATGAACATGCTTCCTTAATGGTATACCAATAATTTCATCATGTTTTTGTTCTAATCGGTTAAAAATAGATTGCAATTCATCAACGGTATAATCATTTTTACTTATTCTTTTGTCAAAATTTAATTCTTTTAATACTTCATCACGTAAAGCAGCAAATGATTCAGTATGATGTATTTGTAAATCATCTGTTCGTTCACCAGTAACCGCACATCTAAAGTCAAATTTAATCAAGGTTGTATATTTCCAGTTTTTCGTACACTCTCTTAGTGCTTGACTTAAAGATGTAATACCACCGTTCCAATTAGGATTCTTATTTCCACTATACCATTTGCTTTTAGTCTCGTTATAACAATGCGGGCAACCATTTCTATTTAGTAGAGCATACAATACTATCAAATTGATATTTTCTGGATGGTTCGGACATTTATACCTCATTTTAGAAGTAGAATTCTTGTAACTTGTTTCTAATAATTGATATCCACGTTTTTCAAATTCTAATCTAACTTCATCAATTGAATATTTCTTACCTGAACAGCAAATACAACCAGTTTTACCTCTAAGAAAATTATCAAAAGTGGTACACTGTTCATCATTCGGATGAATCAGGCAACGGAAACGCATTTTCACACGTGTACTGACATATTCCTGCTCTAACAATTCATAGCCTTTCTCTTCGAACGCTTGTTTTACCTCATCATAAGTATATTTCCTCATCCTTTTTTACACCCCCATATTTACAGTATATAGGACTTTTATTTTTATCTGAATATTTATCATATTATAAATTGTCCAAACTAAAATTAAGCTTTCCTAAATCAAAATGCTCCTTACCCTTTTATATCTTTATTCATCATTTGCTTTTTCGAATATTCCCCCAATAATATGCGTTACTGTTGAAATGGTTATGGAATATGTAAATACAAAAAAATCCACAAAGAGTGGATTTTTTTGTTCACTATTTCAAGGTTTTCAAAAATTCCATCATCTGATTGATTAATTCAGATGGGTTTTCATACATGCTCATATGCCCAGAATTTTCTATAAAGGCATGTTTAATATTTGATTTGCTAACTGAAAATGTCTTTTCAGGAGGGATAATTTGATCTTTTTTTCCAGCTATTAATAGGACTGGAATTGTTGCACTTTCTAAAACACTATTACGGTCTGGACGGTTTTTCATCGCTATTAGTGTTTTTATTGCACCTTGTGATGAAGTTGTATAGCCAATTTCCTTTGCTGTTTTTATATCATTTTTATTTTTCCCTACGTTATCAGGTGAGAAAAGTTTTGGTATCAAGCCATCAATAAAAGCTGAAACCCCTTCTTGTTTAACCTTTGCTACACCAGCTTCTCTGCCCTTTTTCG from Neobacillus sp. FSL H8-0543 includes:
- a CDS encoding alpha/beta hydrolase; this encodes MRKNSVNLNGITVSYNEKGKGSPIVLLHGFCGSNGYWDNVIKKLSEHYRVIALDLPGHGESANLEGTGTIEDIADHIKDVLYYLNVPQVTMFGHSLGGYITLAFAEKYIQMVNGFSLIHSTAFPDSEEAKKGREAGVAKVKQEGVSAFIDGLIPKLFSPDNVGKNKNDIKTAKEIGYTTSSQGAIKTLIAMKNRPDRNSVLESATIPVLLIAGKKDQIIPPEKTFSVSKSNIKHAFIENSGHMSMYENPSELINQMMEFLKTLK
- a CDS encoding ABC transporter ATP-binding protein, which produces MIKLSRFIKPFSLSVIIVLILVFLQSLSDLYLPTLMADIVDKGVVTGNTDYIWKIGGFMLLVAAVGMICSIAASFYSAKIAAGFGRLLRSKIFSHVSDFSLNEFDAIGTSSLITRTTNDITQVQQVLIMILRMMIMAPMLCIGGIIMAASMDLKLTLVLAVALPVLILAIALIVKSGLPLFKAMQIKLDTLNRVLRENLTGIRVIRSFNKIEHEKKRFDKANYDLTDTAIKVNKIMASLMPLMMIVLNLTSVAIIWFGGIRISNGHMQVGDLMAFIQYAMQIMFSLMMVSMMFVMIPRASVSAVRINEVLDMMADIKDPVQEVSGNGRKGLVKFQNVDFSYPGAEIPALSNISFTMKPGEMTAVIGGTGSGKSTLINLIPRFYDTSSGKVLIDGVDVKDMNQKLVREKIGFVPQQAVLFTGTIAENIRYGKEDATDDEVRHAAEISQAADFINSMTDGYESIIAQGGTNVSGGQKQRLSIARALVRKPKIYIFDDSFSALDFKTDAKLRAALKNETVDSTVLIVAQRVSTVMNADQIIVLDNGVISEIGTHKDLMKSSSVYREIVMSQMSEEESA
- a CDS encoding MarR family transcriptional regulator codes for the protein MADLDSPTAQKLLNTFMQFKKTDWHDKKIAGYNPSEFKVLAVIKQGCNEKKRDMKVSEISRKLHVTPPTVTQIINILEKDGLVERSIDQDDRRAVRINITAKGEKVTSQAKNEFTENFLGLIDYLGDKESEQLAELLSKVIEYYLSHK
- the xerS gene encoding tyrosine recombinase XerS codes for the protein MSNQIKQQTYKKMQTVLSELPWYVEEYINHKTRKLSAASLLNYCHDYKIFFNWMISESLWDGQLKDIPLDRLEKLTVLEVDGFLNFLHYQLNNKEITVNRKLSALKSLFNYLQNIAETQELTSYINRNVMAKMEFNELKDSMETKANKMEGKILLGEEYEKFRAFIAYDYGELNKDNKKIYNFYKFNQERDTAIVSLILGSGLRLSELVNLDMDDIDFSKYSARVIRKGNKEQYVYFSQIAMNDLQEYLAIRATKYQVDKNNKALFISAPMGPKGKSRRLTARSVENLVGKYATAFGKPSLSVHKLRHSFATRYHSEINDVPKLRRQLGHSSIQTTMIYTHIRNDDLKSAVDKMDMPKDE
- a CDS encoding ABC transporter ATP-binding protein; this translates as MSKDNKNQKHGPLGGGFGPHGMLPVQKAKDFKGTLKKLIGYLKPFKFKLLAVLIAAIFSTVFAIVSPKIMGKATTKLFEGLMMKLNDVPGAKIDFDYIGQIVLLLIGLYILSAAFSYIQQFIMAGVAQKTVYNLRKEVAEKLNRLPLKYFDSRTHGEILSRAVNDVDNISNTLQQSLTQLITSVVTIIGVIVMMLTISPLMTLIVLLTLPLSVVAIANIAKKSQLYFKGQQKALGNLNGHVEEMYTGHKIIKVFGHEKKSLEDFEEINEKLYESGFKAQFISGIIMPIMMFINNIGYVLVSVVGGILVTKKAIEIGDIQAFIQYARQFSQPISQTANIANIIQSTIASAERVFEILDETEEVPETVTAKNLQKPRGDVLFEHVSFGYNEGEVLIDNMNIEVKQGQSVAIVGPTGAGKTTLINLLMRFYEINAGKIFIDSVDITDMKRDHLRKLFGMVLQDTWLFNSTIRDNIAYGREGATEKEVYEAAKAANADHFIRTLPDGYDTIINEEASNISQGQKQLLTIARAILADPTILILDEATSSVDTRTEVQIQKAMNHLMKGRTSFVIAHRLSTIRDADLILVMNNGSVIEKGNHAELLEKDGFYAELYNSQFTGNIKDAG
- the parC gene encoding DNA topoisomerase IV subunit A gives rise to the protein MSKNEVFRDLPLEDVLGDRFGRYSKYIIQERALPDARDGLKPVQRRILYAMHVEGNTFEKGFRKSAKTVGNVIGNYHPHGDSSVYEAMVRLSQDWKLRNVLVQMHGNNGSVDGDPPAAMRYTEARLSAISAELLRDIEKNTVEFIPNFDDTSNEPTVLPAMFPNLLVNGSTGISAGYATDIPPHHLGEVIDGVIMRMDNPNVTVDELMTVIKGPDFPTGAIIQGIDGIKKAYETGKGKIIIRSKAEIEDVRGGKQQIVITEIPYELNKANLVKRIDEFRLDRKLEGISEIRDETDRTGLRIVIDLKKDADANGVLNYLYKNSDLQVAYNFNMVAISNKRPKLLGLRELLDAYIEHQKEVVTKRTQYELNKAKERQHIVDGLMKALSILDEVIAAIRASKDKRNAKDNLIAKFNFTEPQAEAIVSLQLYRLTNTDITALRNEAEELDKKITEWTAILESEKKLHSVIKKELKDVKKRFADERRSKIEADIEEIKINLEVLIASEDVIVTVTKEGYVKRTSPRSFAASNGQDLAMKDSDRLLSQLEMNTQDVLLLFTSKGNYLYCPVHELPDIRWKDLGQHVANIIPIERDEVIIRAVPVKDFEIDAYLVFVTKNGMVKKTELKQYKAQRYSKPLVGVNLKDDDRVIDVHQTDGTKELFLITHTGYALWFHEEEISIVGIRAAGVKGINLKDGDTVIGGKVITPASRESIVIVTQRGSLKRMKLKEFEKTTRAKRGVVILRELKANPHRVIGFVVVDEQDSIVIQTEKGKTETVLTADIRFNDRYSNGSFIIDEADNGKITTIWKIKAPKSAE
- the parE gene encoding DNA topoisomerase IV subunit B, with amino-acid sequence MAKNQKAFEYNDDAIQVLEGLDAVRKRPGMYIGSTDARGLHHLVYEIVDNSVDEALGGFGDQIIVKIHKDNSISVTDKGRGMPTGMHKMGKPTPEVILTILHAGGKFGQGGYKTSGGLHGVGASVVNALSEMLTVTIKRDGFIYEQRFENGGKPVTTLEKIGKTNQTGTTIHFKPDTTIFSTTTYNFETLCERLRESAFLLKGLKIEIIDDRNHFHEVFHYENGIQAFVEYLNEEKDVLHPVVSLEGIHNRIEVEFAFQFNDGYSENVLSFVNNVRTRDGGTHEAGAKTAMTRVFNDYARKVALLKEKDKNLDGSDIREGLSAIISIRIPEELLQFEGQTKGKLGTSEARSAVDAVISEHLSYFLEENPETSTSLIKKSLKAYQAREAARKAREDARSGKKRKRSETSLSGKLTPAQSRNPKRNELYLVEGDSAGGSAKQGRDRRFQAVLPLRGKVINTEKAKLADIFKNEEINTIIYTVGAGVGADFNIEDVNYDKVIIMTDADTDGAHIQVLLLTFFFRYMKPLIEAGKVYLAMPPLYKVSRGTGKKEVIEYAWSDDELQGAIQKIGRGYMIQRYKGLGEMNADQLWDTTMDPETRTLIRVKLDDVARAERRITTLMGDKVEPRRKWIESNVEFGLEEEDRILENENITVAEEESEE